One region of Oxalobacteraceae bacterium OTU3CAMAD1 genomic DNA includes:
- a CDS encoding M56 family metallopeptidase: MSHLTFALGLTLIHFLWQGLLIGCATALALALMRNTRAEYRYLLACSALMACLCWPALELYQRLGDSTAAAGVDFQMIQLAAQTITGAGESFDLRDSLRGIVGLWALCAAALALRMAFGLLWIQRAIREEAPRHRADRLRWEASLARLALRFGVTRTVRLRIVDTLASPVTAGWWRPVVLVPASLVSGMPPDLLGALLAHEMAHIKHHDYLVNLLQNVIETVLFYHPAVWWISNRVRVERELMADDLAARTLGEPRRLALALSELEKLQFSTHHLAQAANGGNLMERIQHLVRPAPRALNWKAAIPMLGLALASLAIYAEAVAADKVAGQTHGAVMDINSCAKPVWPDGAIARKEEGTVTLAFTVGTDGKSKRSEVVKSSGFAHLDEAARTGIEKCTFKPATKAGKPFESTIEMQYVWVLK, translated from the coding sequence ATGAGCCACCTCACGTTCGCCCTGGGCCTGACCTTGATTCACTTCCTGTGGCAAGGCCTGTTGATCGGCTGCGCCACCGCGCTGGCGCTGGCGTTGATGCGCAACACGCGCGCCGAGTACCGCTACCTGCTGGCCTGCTCGGCGCTGATGGCTTGCCTGTGCTGGCCCGCGCTCGAGCTGTATCAGCGGCTCGGCGACTCGACCGCCGCCGCCGGCGTCGACTTCCAAATGATCCAGCTGGCCGCGCAGACCATCACCGGCGCCGGCGAATCGTTCGACTTGCGCGATTCGCTGCGCGGCATCGTCGGCCTGTGGGCGCTATGCGCGGCCGCGCTGGCGCTGCGCATGGCGTTCGGGCTGTTGTGGATACAACGCGCCATACGCGAAGAGGCGCCCCGCCACCGCGCCGACCGTCTGCGATGGGAGGCCAGCCTGGCGCGGCTGGCGCTGCGCTTCGGCGTGACGCGCACCGTACGCCTGCGGATCGTCGACACGCTGGCCAGCCCGGTCACCGCCGGTTGGTGGCGTCCGGTCGTGCTGGTGCCGGCGTCGCTGGTGTCGGGCATGCCGCCCGATCTGCTGGGCGCGCTGCTGGCGCACGAAATGGCGCATATCAAACATCACGACTATCTGGTCAACCTGCTGCAGAACGTGATCGAGACGGTGTTGTTCTACCACCCGGCGGTCTGGTGGATATCGAACCGCGTCCGGGTCGAGCGCGAACTGATGGCAGACGATTTAGCAGCAAGGACACTGGGCGAACCGCGGCGTCTGGCCCTTGCACTTTCAGAACTGGAAAAACTCCAGTTCTCCACCCACCACCTGGCCCAAGCGGCCAACGGAGGAAATTTAATGGAACGGATTCAACATTTGGTACGCCCCGCACCGCGGGCCCTGAACTGGAAAGCGGCGATCCCGATGCTCGGCCTGGCGCTAGCCAGTCTGGCGATCTACGCCGAGGCCGTCGCCGCCGACAAAGTCGCCGGGCAGACGCACGGCGCGGTGATGGACATCAACAGCTGCGCAAAGCCCGTGTGGCCGGATGGCGCTATTGCCCGCAAGGAGGAAGGCACCGTGACGCTGGCCTTCACGGTGGGTACGGACGGCAAGTCCAAGCGCTCCGAGGTGGTCAAGTCCAGTGGCTTCGCCCACCTGGACGAGGCGGCGCGCACCGGCATTGAGAAGTGCACGTTCAAGCCCGCCACCAAGGCCGGCAAACCGTTCGAGTCCACCATTGAGATGCAGTATGTCTGGGTGTTGAAGTAA
- a CDS encoding lysophospholipase, protein MRFAETRLAGFRCGQAERRIHIWEPAAAPPRAVLLAIHGGMAHGGDYVTPALFFRQHGVATVAYDLCGHQDARRVDIPGFHVFLDDSVLFLQWVKREYPGVPIFVMGHSMGALIATHLGLGGFAGDAAIEGFIFSSPYYVNAIKVSPLLLALAGVLGVLAPRMKVPLAPLTDVLTHDGAITARHHADERDGVRATEITVRFGNALTAAQRGLAARLPAWNHRLFAVVAGDDKLADADAAEAMLKSVPAALLTYQRHPQNYHENFNELNREQIFADILDWMRLPPAG, encoded by the coding sequence ATGCGCTTCGCCGAAACGCGGCTTGCCGGTTTTCGTTGCGGGCAGGCCGAGCGGCGCATTCACATCTGGGAGCCGGCGGCGGCGCCGCCTCGCGCCGTGCTGCTCGCCATCCACGGCGGCATGGCGCATGGCGGCGACTACGTCACCCCGGCGCTGTTCTTCCGCCAGCACGGCGTCGCCACCGTCGCCTACGACCTGTGCGGGCACCAGGACGCGCGCCGGGTCGATATCCCCGGCTTCCACGTGTTCCTCGACGACAGCGTGCTGTTCCTGCAATGGGTCAAGCGCGAGTATCCCGGCGTGCCGATCTTCGTGATGGGCCACTCGATGGGCGCGCTGATCGCCACCCATCTGGGACTGGGCGGTTTCGCCGGCGACGCCGCCATCGAGGGTTTCATTTTTTCGTCGCCGTACTATGTCAACGCGATCAAGGTGTCGCCGCTGCTGCTGGCGCTGGCAGGCGTGCTGGGGGTGCTGGCGCCGCGCATGAAGGTGCCGCTGGCGCCGTTGACGGACGTGCTCACGCACGACGGCGCCATCACCGCGCGCCATCACGCCGACGAGCGCGACGGGGTGCGCGCCACCGAGATCACGGTCCGCTTCGGCAACGCGCTGACGGCGGCCCAGCGGGGGCTGGCGGCGCGGCTGCCGGCGTGGAACCATCGCTTGTTTGCCGTCGTGGCGGGGGACGATAAGCTGGCCGACGCCGACGCGGCCGAAGCGATGCTTAAGTCGGTGCCGGCGGCGCTGTTGACGTATCAGCGCCATCCGCAAAATTATCACGAGAACTTCAACGAGCTCAATCGCGAGCAAATCTTCGCCGACATCCTCGATTGGATGCGGCTGCCGCCTGCCGGCTGA
- the pyrE gene encoding orotate phosphoribosyltransferase gives MNNLRQQFIEFSVDTGVLRFGEFTTKAGRQSPYFFNAGLFHDGATLAQLAQFYAQTLLDSGVEFDMLFGPAYKGITLASATAVALAGKGRNTSFAFNRKEAKAHGEGGSLVGAKLQGKVVIIDDVISAGTSVRESVDMIRAAGAEPCAVLIALDRMERSANADGVMSPNSAVQEVSKLYNIPVISIGNLDDLFAYLNGKGADPQLLQHKDAVAAYRERYGIA, from the coding sequence ATGAACAATTTACGTCAGCAATTTATCGAGTTTTCGGTCGACACCGGTGTGCTGCGCTTCGGCGAGTTCACCACCAAGGCCGGGCGCCAGTCGCCGTACTTCTTCAACGCCGGCCTGTTCCACGACGGCGCGACTCTGGCCCAGCTGGCCCAGTTCTACGCCCAGACCCTGCTCGATTCGGGCGTCGAGTTCGACATGCTGTTCGGCCCGGCCTACAAGGGCATCACCCTGGCGTCGGCCACGGCGGTGGCGCTGGCCGGCAAGGGCCGCAACACCTCGTTCGCCTTCAACCGCAAGGAAGCCAAGGCCCACGGCGAGGGCGGCTCGCTGGTCGGCGCCAAGCTGCAAGGCAAGGTCGTCATCATCGACGACGTGATCTCGGCCGGCACCTCGGTGCGCGAATCGGTGGACATGATACGCGCCGCCGGCGCCGAGCCATGCGCCGTGCTGATCGCGCTGGACCGCATGGAGCGCTCGGCCAACGCCGACGGCGTCATGTCGCCGAACTCGGCGGTGCAGGAAGTGTCCAAACTCTACAATATCCCGGTCATTTCGATCGGCAACCTGGACGATTTGTTCGCCTATTTGAACGGCAAGGGCGCCGATCCGCAGTTGCTGCAGCATAAAGACGCCGTGGCGGCGTATCGCGAACGCTACGGAATCGCCTGA
- a CDS encoding exodeoxyribonuclease III, whose translation MPKIISANLNGIRSASSKGFFKWMATQDADFICVQELKAQAPDMTPEFLNPGGYHGHFHYAEKKGYSGTGVYSKIEPDRVVIGFGAPEFDAEGRYVRCDFGNLSVISVYCPSGSSGPERQEAKFRFMALFLPHLQQLHAEGREVVICGDWNIAHKEIDLKNWKGNKKNSGFLPEEREWMTRVFDEVGFVDVHRGLDPREEQYTWWSNRGQAYAKNVGWRIDYHVATPGIAAKATTVAVYKEEKFSDHAPLIIEYAHD comes from the coding sequence ATGCCAAAAATCATTTCCGCCAACCTGAACGGCATCCGTTCGGCATCCTCCAAGGGCTTTTTCAAGTGGATGGCCACGCAGGACGCCGACTTCATCTGCGTACAAGAACTCAAGGCGCAGGCGCCGGACATGACGCCCGAGTTCCTGAACCCGGGCGGCTACCACGGCCACTTCCACTATGCCGAGAAAAAAGGCTACTCCGGCACCGGCGTCTACAGCAAAATCGAACCGGACCGCGTGGTCATCGGCTTCGGCGCGCCGGAATTCGACGCCGAGGGCCGCTATGTCCGTTGTGATTTCGGCAATCTTAGCGTGATTTCGGTGTATTGCCCGTCGGGATCGTCGGGCCCGGAGCGGCAGGAGGCCAAGTTCCGTTTCATGGCGCTGTTCCTGCCGCACCTGCAGCAATTGCATGCCGAGGGCCGCGAAGTGGTCATCTGCGGCGACTGGAACATCGCGCATAAAGAGATCGATTTGAAGAACTGGAAGGGCAACAAGAAGAATTCCGGCTTCCTGCCGGAGGAACGCGAATGGATGACGCGGGTGTTCGACGAGGTGGGTTTTGTCGACGTGCACCGAGGCCTCGACCCGCGCGAGGAGCAGTACACGTGGTGGAGCAACCGTGGGCAGGCGTATGCGAAGAACGTCGGCTGGCGCATCGACTACCATGTCGCGACCCCGGGCATCGCCGCCAAGGCCACCACGGTGGCGGTCTACAAGGAAGAAAAGTTCTCGGACCACGCGCCGTTGATCATCGAGTACGCGCACGACTGA
- a CDS encoding pseudouridine synthase: MSRPPLPMRDGVAPSYLWLPEGQWPDLITFLVARFPDVEASTWYERMARDEVVDGDGKPLAPHSPFKRGMRIFYYRELEAETPIPFAEEILFMDEHLVVVDKPHFLPMTPGGRFLHETLLVRLKKTLGEQALTPIHRLDRETAGVVIFSRKQESRGAYQSMFQKRVIEKEYEALAPTLKGVEYPFTYRSRMVDGDKFFIMKEEEGEPNSETIIEVIEHRADCTLYRLFPHTGRKHQLRLHLSSLGIPIINDAFYPVALPCKADDVSQPLKLLARRISFLDPLTNDWREFSSRRSL; encoded by the coding sequence ATGTCGCGGCCACCGTTGCCGATGCGCGACGGGGTCGCGCCCAGCTATCTGTGGCTGCCGGAAGGACAGTGGCCGGACCTGATCACCTTTCTGGTGGCGCGCTTTCCCGACGTCGAGGCGTCGACCTGGTACGAGCGCATGGCGCGCGACGAGGTCGTCGACGGCGACGGCAAGCCGCTGGCGCCGCACAGCCCCTTCAAGCGTGGCATGCGCATCTTTTACTACCGGGAGCTGGAGGCGGAGACGCCGATACCGTTCGCCGAAGAGATCCTCTTCATGGACGAGCATCTGGTGGTGGTCGACAAGCCGCATTTCCTGCCGATGACGCCGGGCGGGCGCTTCCTGCACGAGACCTTGCTGGTGCGGCTGAAGAAGACGCTGGGCGAGCAAGCGCTGACGCCGATCCACCGGCTCGACCGCGAGACGGCCGGCGTGGTAATCTTCTCGCGCAAGCAGGAGAGCCGTGGCGCGTATCAATCGATGTTCCAGAAGCGGGTGATCGAGAAGGAATACGAGGCGTTGGCGCCGACGTTGAAGGGTGTCGAGTATCCGTTCACGTACCGCAGCCGGATGGTCGACGGCGACAAGTTCTTCATCATGAAGGAGGAGGAGGGCGAGCCCAATTCCGAGACCATCATCGAGGTGATCGAGCACCGCGCCGATTGCACCTTGTACCGGCTGTTTCCGCACACGGGCCGCAAGCACCAGTTGCGCTTGCATCTGTCATCGCTCGGCATCCCGATCATCAACGACGCGTTTTATCCGGTGGCGCTGCCGTGCAAGGCGGACGACGTGTCGCAGCCGTTGAAACTGCTGGCGCGCCGCATCTCGTTCCTGGACCCGCTGACAAACGACTGGCGCGAGTTCAGCAGCCGCCGCAGCTTGTGA
- a CDS encoding M48 family metallopeptidase codes for MKKLKLKSAAMALVCVMGALPVYAQNDGIPVEKLSRMRGIGGDSAQFDQQSKLQYDQMLKQAHDKDAVASDNNPQLIRLRAIAKRLIPFTTRWNPDAAQWKWEVNLLKSDTVNAFCMPGGRIAFYNGILTKLNLTDDEVAAVMGHEIAHALREHAREQAGKNTVTQVGSRILGAIGSAYFGVDPRLGDAAAGMVSQGAALTFSRGDETEADLVGIDLAARAGFDPRAGVALWQKMGAINKSQPISFLSTHPTGKDRIANMNKNMPLVLPVYARAKGLDPNNLPKYHSLALPKS; via the coding sequence ATGAAAAAGCTTAAATTGAAGAGCGCCGCCATGGCGCTGGTCTGTGTGATGGGCGCCTTGCCGGTCTACGCGCAAAACGACGGCATTCCGGTCGAAAAACTCTCGCGCATGCGCGGGATTGGCGGCGATTCCGCGCAGTTCGACCAACAGTCCAAGCTTCAGTACGATCAGATGCTGAAGCAGGCGCACGACAAGGATGCCGTCGCCAGCGACAACAATCCGCAGCTGATACGCTTGCGCGCCATCGCCAAGCGCCTGATTCCCTTCACCACGCGCTGGAATCCGGACGCGGCGCAATGGAAGTGGGAAGTCAACCTGCTCAAGTCGGACACCGTCAACGCCTTCTGCATGCCGGGCGGACGCATCGCCTTCTACAACGGCATCCTGACCAAGCTGAATCTGACCGACGATGAAGTGGCGGCGGTGATGGGGCACGAGATCGCCCACGCGCTGCGCGAACACGCGCGCGAGCAGGCCGGCAAGAACACCGTCACGCAGGTCGGCTCGCGCATACTCGGCGCCATCGGCTCGGCCTATTTCGGCGTGGATCCGCGTCTGGGCGACGCGGCGGCCGGCATGGTCTCCCAGGGCGCTGCGTTGACGTTCTCGCGCGGCGATGAAACCGAGGCCGATCTGGTTGGCATCGACCTGGCCGCGCGCGCCGGCTTCGATCCGCGCGCCGGCGTGGCGTTGTGGCAGAAGATGGGCGCGATCAACAAGAGCCAGCCGATCAGCTTCCTGTCGACCCACCCGACCGGCAAGGACCGCATCGCCAACATGAACAAGAACATGCCGCTGGTGCTGCCGGTGTACGCCCGCGCCAAGGGGCTGGACCCGAACAACCTGCCCAAGTACCACTCGCTGGCGCTGCCGAAGTCCTGA
- a CDS encoding AmpG family muropeptide MFS transporter, with product MAAQEQKRHWLSYLNGRTVSILFLGFSSGLPLYTLIYLMQAWLAKSGLDVKALGLFALVTFPYTFKFLWAPFMDRYTIGPLGRRRGWMAVTQIGLFLVIGGLGMLDPKLELTLIAVFVGVIAFLSASQDVVVDAYRREILAEDEQGLGAAIIVNAYKAASLIPSALGLVLADTMSWQAVFWIVAAFMLPGFVCTLLAKEPAVYGAPPKNLQEAVVLPFREFILRDGLKQAVIIIMFVLLYKIGDSMATALSTKFFLDVGFTTKQIGLAANATGWWASLAGGAVGGIWMIKLGINRALWVFGVLQAIAILGFAWLANVGPDPVLLSAVFGFEAFASLGLGSAALVAFMSRATDPRYTATQYALFSSLAAVPRTFINSSVGYIVAETGWFWFFIVCFILAFPAMMMLPKIAPWNSANEKA from the coding sequence ATGGCCGCCCAGGAGCAGAAGCGACACTGGCTGTCGTATCTGAACGGCCGCACGGTATCCATTCTGTTCCTGGGCTTCAGCTCCGGGCTGCCGCTGTACACGCTGATCTACCTGATGCAGGCGTGGCTGGCCAAGTCCGGACTGGATGTGAAGGCGCTCGGCCTGTTCGCGCTGGTGACGTTCCCGTACACCTTCAAGTTCCTGTGGGCGCCGTTTATGGACCGCTACACCATCGGCCCGCTGGGCCGGCGGCGCGGCTGGATGGCGGTCACGCAGATCGGCCTGTTCCTGGTCATCGGCGGGTTGGGCATGCTCGACCCCAAGCTCGAGCTGACCCTGATCGCCGTCTTCGTCGGCGTCATCGCCTTCCTGTCGGCCAGCCAGGACGTGGTGGTCGACGCCTACCGGCGCGAGATCCTGGCCGAGGACGAGCAGGGCCTGGGCGCGGCCATCATCGTCAACGCCTACAAGGCGGCCAGCCTGATCCCCAGCGCGCTGGGGCTGGTGCTGGCCGATACGATGTCGTGGCAGGCGGTGTTCTGGATCGTCGCCGCGTTCATGCTGCCGGGCTTCGTCTGCACCTTGCTGGCGAAGGAGCCGGCCGTCTACGGCGCGCCGCCCAAGAACCTGCAGGAGGCGGTGGTGCTGCCGTTCCGCGAATTCATCCTGCGCGACGGCTTGAAGCAGGCGGTCATCATCATTATGTTCGTCCTGCTGTACAAGATCGGCGACAGCATGGCGACCGCGTTGTCGACCAAGTTCTTCCTCGATGTCGGCTTCACCACCAAGCAGATCGGCCTCGCGGCCAACGCCACCGGCTGGTGGGCCAGCCTGGCCGGCGGCGCCGTCGGCGGCATCTGGATGATCAAACTGGGCATCAACCGCGCGCTGTGGGTGTTCGGGGTGCTGCAGGCGATCGCGATTCTGGGCTTCGCCTGGCTGGCCAACGTGGGGCCGGACCCGGTGCTATTGAGCGCCGTGTTCGGGTTCGAGGCGTTCGCCAGCCTGGGGTTGGGATCGGCGGCGCTGGTGGCATTTATGTCAAGGGCGACCGATCCCCGCTATACTGCCACCCAGTACGCGTTGTTTTCCAGTCTGGCTGCGGTCCCGCGCACATTCATTAATTCCTCCGTGGGTTATATTGTTGCCGAAACGGGTTGGTTCTGGTTCTTTATCGTGTGTTTCATCCTCGCCTTCCCGGCGATGATGATGCTGCCGAAAATCGCTCCTTGGAATAGTGCAAATGAAAAAGCTTAA
- the metW gene encoding methionine biosynthesis protein MetW, which produces MNFTQLSTARPDLAFIAHWVPNNAHVLDVGCGDGVMMDYLQSDKQCSGYGIEIADDKVLDSTKRGVQVIQQDMENGLSLFGDNSFDTVLCLSSLQMMKHVEALLRDIVRVGKEAIVSFPNFAYWPHRVSLLKGRMPVSESLPYEWYDTPNLRCATINDFRDLAVECGLEVIEYVALAEGRRVSFLPNLRGDLAVFRLRKKVDSKAAH; this is translated from the coding sequence ATGAACTTCACCCAACTAAGCACGGCCCGTCCGGACCTGGCCTTCATCGCCCACTGGGTGCCGAACAACGCGCACGTGCTGGACGTCGGCTGCGGCGACGGCGTGATGATGGACTACCTGCAAAGCGACAAGCAGTGCAGCGGCTACGGCATCGAGATCGCCGACGACAAGGTATTGGACAGCACGAAACGCGGCGTGCAGGTGATCCAGCAGGACATGGAGAACGGTTTGTCGCTGTTCGGCGATAACTCCTTCGACACGGTGCTGTGCCTGTCGTCCTTGCAGATGATGAAGCATGTGGAAGCACTGCTGCGCGATATCGTCCGCGTCGGCAAAGAGGCAATCGTCTCGTTCCCCAACTTCGCCTACTGGCCGCACCGCGTGTCGCTGCTCAAGGGCCGCATGCCGGTGTCCGAGTCGCTGCCGTACGAGTGGTACGACACGCCCAACCTGCGCTGCGCCACCATCAACGATTTCCGCGACCTGGCCGTCGAATGCGGGCTGGAAGTGATCGAATACGTCGCCCTGGCCGAGGGGCGGCGCGTGTCGTTCCTGCCCAACCTGCGTGGCGACCTGGCGGTGTTCCGCCTGCGGAAAAAAGTCGACTCGAAGGCAGCACACTGA
- a CDS encoding homoserine O-acetyltransferase has translation MHFAQPLPLQSGAALQDYMLMYETYGTLNADKSNAVLVCHALNASHHVAGEYEGVPKSLGWWDNMVGPGKSLDTDKFFVIGINNLGSCFGSTGPMHNNPATGKPYGAAFPVVTVEDWVSAQARLADALGITQFAAVMGGSLGGMQALAWSIMYPERLRHCVVIASTAKLSAQNIAFNDVARQAILSDPDYHGGDFYEHGVVPKNGLRVARMVGHITYLSDDDMAEKFGRRLRAAVDDIAGVPGDNPANYKFGFGVDFEIESYLRYQGDKFSEYFDANTYLLITKALDYFDPARHHGGDLAKTLAGTRAKFFVASFTTDWRFSPERSQEIVQALVSNRRRVTYAEIDAPHGHDAFLLEDPRYLKLVRAYYDQVWNDIKEPA, from the coding sequence ATGCATTTTGCGCAGCCGCTGCCGCTGCAAAGCGGCGCCGCGCTGCAAGACTACATGCTGATGTACGAAACCTACGGCACCCTCAACGCCGACAAATCGAACGCGGTGCTGGTGTGCCACGCGCTCAACGCCTCGCACCACGTCGCCGGCGAATACGAGGGCGTACCGAAAAGCCTGGGCTGGTGGGACAACATGGTCGGTCCCGGCAAGTCGCTCGACACCGACAAGTTCTTCGTCATCGGCATCAACAACCTCGGCTCGTGCTTCGGCTCGACGGGCCCGATGCACAACAACCCCGCCACCGGCAAGCCTTACGGCGCCGCCTTCCCGGTCGTCACGGTGGAAGACTGGGTCTCCGCGCAGGCGCGCCTTGCCGACGCGCTGGGCATCACCCAGTTCGCCGCCGTCATGGGCGGCTCGCTGGGCGGCATGCAGGCGCTGGCCTGGTCCATCATGTACCCGGAGCGGCTGCGCCACTGCGTGGTGATCGCCTCGACGGCCAAGCTGTCGGCGCAGAACATCGCTTTCAACGACGTCGCCCGCCAGGCCATCCTGTCCGACCCGGACTACCATGGCGGCGACTTCTATGAGCACGGCGTGGTGCCGAAGAACGGCCTGCGCGTGGCGCGCATGGTCGGCCATATCACCTACCTGTCCGACGACGACATGGCCGAAAAATTCGGACGCAGGCTGCGCGCGGCGGTGGACGACATCGCCGGCGTCCCGGGCGACAATCCGGCCAACTACAAATTCGGCTTCGGCGTCGACTTCGAGATCGAATCGTACCTGCGCTACCAGGGCGACAAGTTCAGCGAATACTTCGACGCCAACACCTACCTGCTGATCACCAAGGCGCTCGACTACTTCGACCCGGCGCGCCACCACGGCGGCGACCTGGCCAAGACCCTGGCCGGCACCCGCGCCAAGTTCTTTGTGGCCTCGTTCACCACCGACTGGCGCTTCTCGCCGGAGCGCAGCCAGGAGATCGTGCAGGCGCTGGTGAGCAACCGCCGTCGGGTGACCTACGCAGAAATCGACGCGCCGCACGGCCACGACGCCTTCCTGCTGGAGGACCCGCGCTACCTGAAACTGGTGCGCGCGTACTACGACCAGGTGTGGAACGATATCAAGGAGCCAGCATGA
- the ptsP gene encoding phosphoenolpyruvate--protein phosphotransferase, translated as MASFTLHGIPVSRGIAIGRAHKLAPAALDVKHYLVAEEHLEAEVVRLQQALAQVHKELQTLWNELPKDAPTELGAFIDVHALILSDPMISEAPLDIIRARHYNAEWALLTQIDELSAQFDEIEDPYLRERKADIQQVAERVLKVLMGTAQILPPTTNSGDEFQAQMIIVAHDISPADMLQFRDRSFIGFVTDVGGQNSHTAIVARSLDIPAAVGMSGASTLIEQDDWLIIDGDAGVVIANPSALVLEQYRERQGAALRARKKLNKLKKTPAITKDGTEITLLANIELPDDCPAAMEAGANGVGLFRSEFLFMGRNSKIPSEDEQFEQYKRAVVAMKGRPVTIRTLDIGADKPLDQTEHTALNPALGLRAIRYCLAEPQIFLTQLRAILRASAFGKVKILIPMLAHAFEIDQSLAMIAQAKAELREAKIKFDDTVPVGAMIEIPAAALSLPMFVKRMNFLSIGTNDLIQYTLAIDRVDYEVAHLYNPLHPAVLQLISMTIAAGHKAGIEVAVCGEMAGDVKLTRLLLGMGLREFSMHPAQLLSVKQEILNSDLARIVPQTRKIMRSMEPGAIADAVEQLQLM; from the coding sequence ATGGCTTCTTTCACACTGCACGGCATTCCCGTCTCCCGCGGCATCGCCATCGGCCGCGCGCACAAGCTGGCGCCGGCGGCGCTCGACGTCAAGCATTACCTGGTGGCCGAAGAGCATCTGGAAGCGGAAGTGGTGCGGTTGCAGCAGGCGCTGGCCCAGGTGCACAAGGAACTGCAAACGCTGTGGAACGAGCTGCCCAAGGACGCGCCGACCGAGTTGGGCGCCTTCATCGACGTCCACGCGCTGATCCTGTCGGACCCGATGATCTCGGAGGCGCCGCTCGACATTATCCGCGCGCGCCACTACAACGCCGAATGGGCGCTGCTGACCCAGATCGACGAGCTGTCGGCGCAGTTCGACGAGATCGAGGACCCGTACCTGCGCGAGCGCAAGGCCGACATCCAGCAGGTGGCCGAGCGCGTGCTCAAGGTCTTGATGGGCACCGCGCAGATCCTGCCGCCGACCACCAACAGCGGCGACGAATTCCAGGCGCAGATGATCATCGTCGCCCACGACATCTCGCCGGCCGACATGCTGCAGTTCCGCGACCGCTCCTTCATCGGCTTCGTCACCGACGTCGGCGGCCAGAACTCGCACACGGCCATCGTCGCGCGCAGCCTGGATATTCCGGCGGCCGTCGGCATGTCCGGCGCTTCCACCCTGATCGAGCAGGACGACTGGCTGATCATCGACGGCGACGCCGGCGTGGTCATCGCCAACCCCAGCGCGCTGGTGCTGGAGCAGTACCGCGAGCGCCAGGGCGCCGCGCTGCGCGCCCGCAAAAAGCTCAATAAGCTCAAGAAGACGCCGGCCATCACCAAGGACGGCACCGAGATCACGCTGCTGGCCAACATCGAGCTGCCCGACGACTGCCCGGCGGCGATGGAGGCGGGGGCCAACGGCGTGGGCCTGTTCCGCTCCGAGTTCCTGTTCATGGGCCGCAACAGCAAGATCCCGTCCGAGGACGAACAATTCGAGCAGTACAAGCGCGCCGTGGTGGCGATGAAGGGCCGGCCGGTGACGATCCGCACGCTCGACATCGGCGCCGACAAGCCGCTCGACCAGACCGAGCACACCGCGCTCAATCCGGCGCTGGGCCTGCGGGCGATCCGCTATTGCCTGGCCGAGCCGCAGATTTTCCTCACCCAGCTGCGCGCCATCCTGCGCGCGTCGGCGTTCGGCAAGGTGAAAATTCTGATTCCGATGCTGGCGCACGCGTTCGAGATCGACCAGTCGCTGGCGATGATCGCCCAGGCCAAGGCCGAACTGCGCGAGGCGAAGATCAAATTCGACGACACGGTGCCGGTGGGCGCGATGATCGAAATCCCGGCGGCGGCGCTGTCGCTGCCGATGTTCGTCAAGCGCATGAACTTCCTGTCGATCGGCACCAACGACCTGATTCAGTACACCCTGGCGATCGACCGGGTTGATTATGAGGTCGCGCACCTTTACAATCCGCTGCATCCGGCGGTGCTGCAATTGATCTCGATGACGATTGCGGCCGGGCATAAAGCCGGGATCGAAGTCGCCGTGTGCGGCGAAATGGCGGGCGACGTCAAACTGACACGCCTGCTGCTGGGCATGGGACTGCGCGAATTCTCGATGCACCCGGCGCAGCTGCTGTCGGTCAAGCAGGAAATCCTGAATAGCGACCTTGCGCGGATCGTTCCGCAAACCCGCAAGATCATGCGCTCGATGGAACCAGGTGCAATTGCAGACGCGGTCGAACAATTGCAGCTGATGTAA
- a CDS encoding HPr family phosphocarrier protein: MIQQELEIINKLGLHARASAKFTQLAAKFQSDVWLTRNARRINAKSIMGVMMLAAGKGAKVTLEADGPDESECIAALSALVNDKFGEGE, translated from the coding sequence ATGATTCAACAAGAACTTGAGATTATCAACAAGCTCGGACTGCATGCCCGCGCTTCCGCCAAATTTACCCAACTGGCAGCAAAGTTTCAAAGCGACGTATGGCTGACCCGTAACGCGCGTCGCATCAACGCCAAGTCCATCATGGGCGTGATGATGCTGGCCGCCGGCAAGGGCGCCAAGGTCACCCTGGAGGCCGACGGCCCCGATGAAAGCGAATGCATCGCCGCCTTGTCGGCGCTGGTCAACGACAAGTTCGGCGAAGGCGAGTAA